A window of Drosophila subobscura isolate 14011-0131.10 chromosome E, UCBerk_Dsub_1.0, whole genome shotgun sequence contains these coding sequences:
- the LOC117889953 gene encoding phospholipase A1 VesT1.02 — protein MVLPATSTLCNVFTFLLAGSPIFYSAAPRGSCANCCGIREREDIKFMLYTRRNRNTAQLLHLNDDGRLAQSNFNFNYPLVVYLHGFSESATGERQSSQELKDAFLRRGNHNVILIDWSAMTAVPWYSNSVENLPITARYIARFLRYLVGRGYAAKHIHLIGFSLGAEVAGFAGKQLQEWGIKLTRITALDPALPLFEGNSSNRRLSPSDARFVDVIHTDGGILGNPTAMGHADFYPNGGRPLQPGCARQEIANNRWLGIIIGCSHQRAWEYFVESVAQPRGFPAKRCEPSPTFGVCRDGGKGAAFMGMGADPRLRGKFYLETNGARPFGRNSRTQAIVSLAPQLPIAYKLPTIATRPTVQSQSRSQTLVNQYGAPEQDSRQEEQDEEEEDENNSIDSSSLT, from the exons CAGGTTCGCCCATTTTCTATAGCGCTGCCCCGCGGGGCTCCTGCGCCAACTGCTGTGGGATCAGAGAGCGCGAGGACATCAAATTTATGCTGTACACGAG GCGGAATCGCAACACGGCACAGCTGCTCCACCTGAACGACGATGGCCGGCTGGCGCagagcaatttcaatttcaattaccCGCTGGTTGTCTACCTGCACGGATTCTCGGAGTCGGCCACCGGAGAGCGACAGAGCAGCCAGGAGTTGAAGGATG CCTTCCTGCGGCGTGGCAACCATAATGTAATTCTCATCGACTGGAGCGCGATGACAGCGGTGCCCTGGTACTCGAATTCCGTCGAAAATCTGCCTATCACGGCCCGCTACATTGCGCGCTTCCTGCGTTACCTCGTGGGGCGTGGCTATGCAGCGAAACACATCCACCTGATTGGCTTTAGTCTGGGCGCCGAGGTGGCTGGATTCGCGggcaagcagctgcaggagtgGGGCATCAAGCTGACCAGGATAACGGCCCTCGATCCGGCGCTGCCCCTGTTCGAGGGCAACAGCTCCAACCGCCGCCTCAGTCCGAGCGACGCGCGGTTCGTGGATGTCATACACACGGACGGCGGGATCCTGGGCAATCCCACGGCCATGGGGCATGCGGACTTCTATCCAAACGGAGGAAGGCCACTGCAGCCTGGCTGTGCCCGTCAGGAGATTGCCAATAATCGCTGGCTGGGCATAATAA TCGGCTGCAGTCACCAGCGTGCCTGGGAGTACTTTGTGGAGAGTGTGGCCCAGCCGCGGGGCTTTCCCGCCAAGCGATGTGAGCCCTCGCCGACATTTGGCGTCTGCCGGGATGGAGGCAAAGGTGCGGCCTTCATGGGCATGGGCGCAGATCCCAG GCTTCGGGGCAAATTCTATCTGGAAACGAACGGTGCCAGGCCTTTTGGGAGGAATAGTCGGACCCAGGCAATTGTCTCGCTGGCGCCGCAGCTGCCCATCGCCTACAAATTGCCCACAATTGCGACCAGGCCAACagtccagagccagagcaggagccAGACACTTGTCAATCAGTATGGAGCACCAGAACAAGACTcaaggcaggaggagcaggacgaggaggaggaggatgagaaCAACAGCATTGACAGCTCCTCTCTGACGTGA